In Juglans regia cultivar Chandler chromosome 13, Walnut 2.0, whole genome shotgun sequence, the following proteins share a genomic window:
- the LOC108996587 gene encoding WAT1-related protein At5g64700-like isoform X2 — protein sequence MGMHMMKKWFEWSKVVVSMIMVQLFAAGLQLLTRVILSQGTFVFAYMAYRHAVAAICVAPFAFYFERGNAKNLRWSVWFWLLLSALTGISMAMGLYNYGLRDTTATYATNFLNLVPITTFVFSTIAGIEKMGLNTRAGKLKTLGAIVCVAGALTASLYKGKAFHLNHHSLHNPHLVVKPSKAHWVRGTFLLVGSCFSYGAWFIIQVKLLKVFPSRFWATLLTCVMASIQSAVIGLCIDRSKTSWRLGWNLELITIVYSGALTTAATFCIITWVISLRGPTYPAMFNPLSLIFVALSEAIILGEEIRLGIILGMILIIFGLYSFLWGKRKEIKSAMQVNPSSTAVNGS from the exons ATgggcatgcatatgatgaagaAATGGTTTGAGTGGTCAAAGGTGGTGGTGAGCATGATAATGGTGCAGCTTTTCGCAGCAGGTCTGCAACTGCTCACCAGGGTAATTCTCAGTCAGGGAACCTTTGTTTTTGCATATATGGCTTACCGCCATGCTGTTGCTGCGATTTGTGTTGCTCCTTTTGCTTTCTATTTCGAAAG GGGGAACGCAAAGAACTTGAGATGGTCCGTTTGGTTCTGGCTCCTTCTCAGCGCCCTAACCGG GATATCAATGGCTATGGGACTGTACAACTATGGTCTTCGAGACACCACGGCAACATATGCTACAAACTTCCTCAACCTAGTTCCAATAACTACTTTTGTCTTCTCCACAATTGCTGG TATAGAGAAAATGGGACTGAATACAAGGGCTGGCAAATTAAAGACACTGGGGGCAATTGTATGTGTAGCAGGAGCACTAACGGCTAGTCTCTACAAAGGAAAAGCTTTCCATCTTAATCACCATTCTCTTCATAACCCTCATCTTGTTGTCAAGCCATCTAAGGCTCATTGGGTTCGTGGAACTTTCTTGTTGGTTGGCAGTTGCTTTTCCTACGGTGCATGGTTCATAATTCAG GTGAAGTTACTCAAAGTTTTTCCATCCAGATTCTGGGCAACACTGCTTACATGTGTTATGGCATCAATCCAATCAGCAGTGATAGGATTGTGCATTGATAGAAGTAAGACTTCTTGGAGATTAGGATGGAATCTCGAACTTATTACAATTGTTTACTCG GGAGCGCTCACCACGGCTGCAACTTTCTGCATAATTACATGGGTAATTTCATTGCGAGGCCCCACTTATCCTGCAATGTTCAACCCACTTTCACTCATTTTTGTGGCTTTATCAGAAGCGATCATACTTGGCGAAGAGATCAGACTCGGAAT CATTCTAGGCATGATTctgattatttttgggttgtaTTCCTTCTTGTGGGGCAAAAGAAAGGAGATAAAAAGTGCAATGCAAGTAAATCCCTCCAGTACTGCGGTGAACGGAAGTTAA
- the LOC108996587 gene encoding WAT1-related protein At5g64700-like isoform X1: MMMIGESATDRTNQLCRPTFQITIYTTFFSCFSSTLISLYTSRQTEINQVEVCLINLYRERERERERERERERSSIEEMGMHMMKKWFEWSKVVVSMIMVQLFAAGLQLLTRVILSQGTFVFAYMAYRHAVAAICVAPFAFYFERGNAKNLRWSVWFWLLLSALTGISMAMGLYNYGLRDTTATYATNFLNLVPITTFVFSTIAGIEKMGLNTRAGKLKTLGAIVCVAGALTASLYKGKAFHLNHHSLHNPHLVVKPSKAHWVRGTFLLVGSCFSYGAWFIIQVKLLKVFPSRFWATLLTCVMASIQSAVIGLCIDRSKTSWRLGWNLELITIVYSGALTTAATFCIITWVISLRGPTYPAMFNPLSLIFVALSEAIILGEEIRLGIILGMILIIFGLYSFLWGKRKEIKSAMQVNPSSTAVNGS; the protein is encoded by the exons atgatgatgatcg gGGAATCCGCCACGGATAGAACAAATCAGCTCTGCAGACCCACTTTCCAGATAACCATATATACtacttttttttcctgtttttcatCCACTTTAATTTCTCTTTATACATCCAGGCAGACGGAAATCAATCAGGTAGAAGTCTGTCTTATAAActtatatagagagagagagagagagagagagagagagagagagagagagagatcatcaATTGAAGAGATgggcatgcatatgatgaagaAATGGTTTGAGTGGTCAAAGGTGGTGGTGAGCATGATAATGGTGCAGCTTTTCGCAGCAGGTCTGCAACTGCTCACCAGGGTAATTCTCAGTCAGGGAACCTTTGTTTTTGCATATATGGCTTACCGCCATGCTGTTGCTGCGATTTGTGTTGCTCCTTTTGCTTTCTATTTCGAAAG GGGGAACGCAAAGAACTTGAGATGGTCCGTTTGGTTCTGGCTCCTTCTCAGCGCCCTAACCGG GATATCAATGGCTATGGGACTGTACAACTATGGTCTTCGAGACACCACGGCAACATATGCTACAAACTTCCTCAACCTAGTTCCAATAACTACTTTTGTCTTCTCCACAATTGCTGG TATAGAGAAAATGGGACTGAATACAAGGGCTGGCAAATTAAAGACACTGGGGGCAATTGTATGTGTAGCAGGAGCACTAACGGCTAGTCTCTACAAAGGAAAAGCTTTCCATCTTAATCACCATTCTCTTCATAACCCTCATCTTGTTGTCAAGCCATCTAAGGCTCATTGGGTTCGTGGAACTTTCTTGTTGGTTGGCAGTTGCTTTTCCTACGGTGCATGGTTCATAATTCAG GTGAAGTTACTCAAAGTTTTTCCATCCAGATTCTGGGCAACACTGCTTACATGTGTTATGGCATCAATCCAATCAGCAGTGATAGGATTGTGCATTGATAGAAGTAAGACTTCTTGGAGATTAGGATGGAATCTCGAACTTATTACAATTGTTTACTCG GGAGCGCTCACCACGGCTGCAACTTTCTGCATAATTACATGGGTAATTTCATTGCGAGGCCCCACTTATCCTGCAATGTTCAACCCACTTTCACTCATTTTTGTGGCTTTATCAGAAGCGATCATACTTGGCGAAGAGATCAGACTCGGAAT CATTCTAGGCATGATTctgattatttttgggttgtaTTCCTTCTTGTGGGGCAAAAGAAAGGAGATAAAAAGTGCAATGCAAGTAAATCCCTCCAGTACTGCGGTGAACGGAAGTTAA
- the LOC118344297 gene encoding 60S ribosomal protein L9-like has translation MKTILLSETIDIPDGVQIKINTKIIDVEGLHGKLICNFKHLNLDFDLITDEAIGKRKLKLEAWFISQKTSVVIRTSLNHVQNLINGTTRSYCYKMRFVYAHFPINTSITNANKSIEIRNVLGEKKVRKVDMLDGVSILRSEKVEDELVLDGNNIELDLGLVP, from the exons ATGAAGACCATTCTCTTGTCGGAGACTATAGATATCCCAGATGGCGTACAAATCAAGATAAACACCAAGATCATcgat GTGGAGGGCCTGCACGGTAAATTGATATGCAACTTCAAGCACCTCAATCTTGACTTTGATCTCATCACTGACGAGGCCATTGGCAAGAGAAAGCTAAAACTTGAGGCTTGGTTCATATCCCAGAAGACCTCTGTGGTGATCCGTACTTCTCTCAACCATGTCCAGAACCTCATCAATGGCACCACCAGGAGCTACTGCTACAAGATGAGGTTCGTGTATGCTCACTTCCCCATCAACACTAGCATCACCAACGCTAACAAGTCCATCGAGATCCGTAATGTTTTGGGTGAAAAGAAG G TAAGAAAAGTGGATATGCTTGATGGGGTGTCTATTCTTCGTTCTGAAAAGGTCGAGGATGAGCTAGTATTAGATGGGAATAACATTGAACTTGATCTCGGTCTTGTGCCTTGA